In one window of Mobiluncus massiliensis DNA:
- a CDS encoding SDR family oxidoreductase, with protein sequence MSNWFDISGRAALVTGSNRGLGLALATGLAKAGARVTLQGRDAAKVSQAAQQLSESLGVPVGHLVFDVTDAQEAERALNDFMDSQGTPDILVNNAGIQRRHPITEFPTEEWDAVISTNLSSVFYVTKPVAQRMVERGSGKVVMVGSVQSRLARQTIAPYCASKGGVAMFAQGLAADLSRYNIQVNTLSPGYFATEMNTDLWQDPEFDAWLKARTPAGRWGKFDELMGTLIYLSSEASNFVTGQNILVDGGMTSVV encoded by the coding sequence ATGAGTAACTGGTTCGATATTTCTGGTCGAGCCGCCCTAGTAACCGGGTCCAACCGGGGACTAGGGCTGGCTCTGGCCACTGGTTTAGCAAAAGCCGGGGCGCGCGTCACTTTGCAAGGCCGGGATGCCGCGAAAGTTTCCCAAGCAGCCCAGCAGTTGTCTGAGTCACTGGGGGTCCCGGTCGGGCACTTGGTTTTTGATGTCACCGATGCCCAGGAGGCCGAACGTGCCCTCAATGACTTTATGGATAGTCAAGGCACACCAGACATCCTGGTCAACAACGCAGGTATCCAGCGTCGTCACCCCATCACCGAGTTCCCTACCGAAGAGTGGGACGCGGTCATCAGCACGAATCTCTCTTCCGTGTTCTACGTGACGAAACCGGTCGCGCAGCGCATGGTGGAACGCGGCAGCGGCAAAGTCGTCATGGTCGGTTCCGTGCAGTCTCGGCTAGCGCGGCAAACCATTGCCCCGTACTGCGCCTCTAAAGGCGGCGTAGCCATGTTTGCCCAAGGCCTCGCGGCGGATCTATCGCGCTACAACATCCAAGTCAACACGTTGTCTCCCGGATACTTTGCCACCGAGATGAACACGGATTTGTGGCAAGACCCGGAATTCGATGCTTGGCTGAAAGCCCGTACTCCGGCGGGACGATGGGGAAAGTTTGACGAGCTGATGGGGACACTCATCTATCTGTCCTCGGAAGCGTCAAATTTTGTCACTGGACAAAATATTTTAGTCGACGGAGGAATGACTAGCGTGGTCTAA
- a CDS encoding GntP family permease, with protein sequence MQPFEIEGWTQTMGTLPLLGIALAAIAAILVLVIVFRLHAFLTLVLVSFLTALATGLPIESIVGAMKDGFGGTLASVALLVGLGAMLGKMVEQSGGAKVLADAMINLFGEKRAPLALGVASLILGFPIFFDAGLIVMLPIVFAVAKRLKGSIVLYAIPTAAAFSVMHVFLPPHPGPVAAADYFHANVGLVMLQGFIIAIPTFILSGYLWAKFIAPRVKVEASHVFGNVSDDELPDNPPSVGTIIALLLLPVLLIFMNTGFTTLSKVGVISGDASWVKLLITLGETPIALLISTLVSIAVLGGKITKDKTVLEKVVDSALGPICSVVLITGAGGMFGGVLRASGIGDALAKSMEDLGIPLLLAAYLIAVALRLAQGSATVALVTAASLLAPAVEQAVAAGQLSPWGVVCITMAASAGSVFASHVNDSGFWLVGRLTGMDVKTTLKVWTMQQLLESVIGFAIAALLFIFA encoded by the coding sequence ATGCAACCATTTGAGATAGAGGGATGGACCCAGACTATGGGGACATTACCGCTGCTCGGCATTGCTTTAGCTGCAATTGCTGCGATTTTGGTCCTGGTCATTGTATTCAGGCTCCATGCTTTTCTGACCTTGGTTTTGGTCAGCTTCCTCACGGCCTTAGCCACTGGTTTGCCCATCGAATCAATCGTGGGGGCGATGAAAGATGGCTTTGGAGGCACCCTCGCCTCGGTCGCGCTACTCGTTGGCTTAGGTGCCATGCTCGGCAAGATGGTCGAGCAATCCGGGGGCGCGAAGGTTCTGGCAGATGCCATGATTAATCTCTTCGGTGAGAAGCGTGCCCCCCTAGCTTTGGGTGTGGCATCCCTGATTCTGGGCTTCCCCATCTTCTTTGATGCGGGCTTGATTGTGATGCTGCCGATCGTTTTCGCAGTGGCGAAGCGTCTAAAGGGTTCCATCGTTCTCTACGCGATTCCTACTGCGGCCGCTTTCTCGGTCATGCACGTTTTCCTCCCGCCCCACCCCGGCCCTGTTGCCGCAGCCGACTACTTCCACGCCAATGTGGGTTTGGTGATGCTACAAGGTTTCATCATTGCTATTCCGACCTTCATTCTCTCCGGTTATTTGTGGGCTAAATTCATTGCTCCCCGCGTCAAGGTGGAGGCTTCCCACGTGTTCGGTAACGTGTCGGATGATGAACTTCCCGATAATCCCCCTTCAGTCGGCACAATCATCGCGTTGCTGCTGCTCCCCGTACTGTTGATTTTCATGAACACCGGGTTTACGACCCTGTCCAAGGTCGGAGTTATCAGCGGCGATGCTAGCTGGGTGAAATTACTCATCACGTTGGGTGAAACTCCTATAGCGCTGCTGATTTCGACTCTGGTTTCGATTGCGGTGCTTGGTGGCAAAATCACTAAGGACAAAACCGTTTTGGAAAAGGTGGTTGATTCCGCGCTGGGACCAATCTGTTCCGTGGTGCTCATCACCGGTGCCGGCGGTATGTTCGGCGGGGTTTTGCGTGCTTCGGGAATAGGCGACGCGTTGGCTAAATCGATGGAAGATTTGGGCATTCCGCTCCTGCTGGCTGCCTACCTGATTGCGGTGGCGCTGCGTCTGGCACAAGGGTCGGCCACAGTAGCGCTGGTCACGGCCGCTTCGCTGTTGGCTCCGGCGGTCGAACAGGCAGTGGCTGCCGGTCAGCTTTCGCCGTGGGGCGTGGTCTGCATCACCATGGCTGCTTCCGCGGGTTCGGTGTTTGCTTCACACGTCAACGATTCTGGTTTCTGGCTGGTCGGTCGATTGACGGGTATGGACGTAAAGACCACCCTGAAGGTGTGGACCATGCAGCAGCTTCTCGAATCAGTCATCGGTTTCGCTATCGCGGCGTTGCTATTCATCTTTGCTTAG
- a CDS encoding phosphoglycerate dehydrogenase, with protein MNTDSQKLLVTPTSFASAELEFARDLLHDSGYEVAYNQSGKPLDADSLVAAARGCVGILAGLDDFSAAVLHQLPDLRVISRYGVGVDRVDLQTARHNGVVVTNTPGANSIAVAEMALTSMFALARHAAWLNETTRQGQWLRVVGTELSQATLGIVGYGSIGRALRRLVTGLEMKVLVYDPFFNPDTDPTVQGVDLPDLVRESIFISLHLPLTPETAHLFDASMFRLMSPGTFLINTSRGGIIDESAAAAALDAGQFAGLALDAYEQEPPSPDHELFRFPNVIATPHSGAQTVQSRIRMAKGAVDNLLRALAGEPVTNLASDPAA; from the coding sequence ATGAATACAGATTCGCAAAAATTATTAGTGACGCCGACCTCTTTTGCCTCTGCGGAGCTGGAGTTTGCCCGCGATCTCTTGCACGACAGCGGCTATGAGGTTGCCTATAACCAGTCAGGCAAGCCCTTAGACGCCGATTCGTTAGTCGCAGCCGCTCGCGGTTGCGTAGGGATTTTGGCGGGCTTGGACGATTTTTCAGCTGCGGTTTTGCATCAGCTCCCTGACCTGCGGGTCATTTCGCGTTACGGCGTGGGGGTGGATCGGGTCGATTTGCAGACTGCTCGCCACAATGGAGTCGTGGTGACCAACACTCCGGGAGCGAATTCCATCGCCGTCGCTGAAATGGCCTTGACCAGTATGTTTGCACTGGCACGCCACGCCGCCTGGTTGAATGAAACGACTCGGCAGGGACAATGGTTGCGCGTGGTGGGCACCGAGTTGTCGCAAGCCACTTTGGGGATTGTGGGATACGGCTCAATCGGGCGGGCTTTGCGGCGGCTGGTCACGGGTCTGGAAATGAAAGTGCTGGTTTACGACCCGTTTTTCAACCCCGATACCGACCCGACGGTTCAGGGCGTAGATCTGCCTGACCTGGTGCGAGAGAGCATTTTTATCTCTTTGCATCTGCCACTCACGCCAGAGACCGCACACTTATTTGATGCCTCGATGTTCCGTCTCATGTCTCCCGGCACGTTTTTGATTAACACTTCACGAGGGGGGATTATCGATGAGTCCGCCGCCGCCGCGGCCCTGGACGCCGGTCAGTTCGCCGGTCTCGCCTTGGACGCTTACGAGCAAGAACCGCCCTCGCCCGACCACGAACTTTTCCGTTTCCCCAATGTCATCGCCACCCCGCACAGCGGCGCCCAAACTGTCCAAAGCCGCATCCGCATGGCAAAGGGCGCGGTAGACAATCTGTTACGCGCTTTAGCGGGCGAACCGGTAACAAATCTGGCTTCTGACCCAGCAGCCTGA
- a CDS encoding FGGY family carbohydrate kinase gives MNVLVIESSTSSAKAMIYDTVKNDFTVENAFYPPMGNDLTQHDPMVVYEASLAAAKTLLRGRKNIDIIVLSGVWHSIGLFNPNMDPVTPIMQWSNTKASDQAEAFRSKPQLTREYYNLTGGYPNAIYPFFKLAFLKEEGYNISSYIAMGQATYNFYRLTGNIKVSRCMASGSGLVNITTGEYDPKLLEVINLEPSQLPEIVDNDYQAPLSAQAAASLGLPAGIPVVPAMSDGSLNQLGSGALREGQMTLSVGTSGALRVTSPQPQFHPDMSTWCYIGPKSWISGAATAGACNTVDWFKGLSLRPTTYDELEAGMDYAADTPVFLPFIFGERNPGWGDKRKGGFLGLTSKHDFKLTYQAVLEGVLFNLKQCYDAVTKLNGEPERILISGGILHTSIWSQLAANVFGHTLTPCLVKQNSMMGAALWGAYLLDSTLSLEDYEPPVGEEIVPQEEYAEITAQKYQRYLEAYSDNANR, from the coding sequence ATGAATGTTTTAGTTATCGAATCATCAACCAGTTCAGCCAAAGCGATGATCTATGACACCGTCAAGAACGATTTTACGGTTGAAAATGCTTTCTATCCCCCCATGGGTAATGATTTGACCCAGCATGATCCCATGGTCGTTTACGAAGCGAGCTTGGCGGCAGCCAAGACACTGTTGCGAGGTCGAAAAAACATCGACATCATCGTCCTTTCCGGGGTATGGCATTCCATCGGATTGTTCAACCCGAACATGGACCCGGTGACACCCATCATGCAGTGGTCCAATACCAAGGCTTCCGACCAAGCTGAGGCTTTCCGCAGCAAACCCCAACTGACCAGGGAATACTATAACCTCACCGGTGGTTATCCCAACGCTATCTATCCTTTCTTTAAACTTGCCTTCCTCAAAGAAGAGGGATACAACATTTCTTCCTACATCGCCATGGGGCAGGCGACTTACAACTTTTATCGCTTGACCGGGAACATCAAAGTTTCTCGCTGTATGGCGTCCGGTTCCGGATTGGTGAATATCACCACCGGCGAATACGACCCCAAGCTGTTAGAGGTGATTAATCTCGAACCTTCTCAGCTTCCGGAAATTGTTGATAATGACTATCAGGCACCGCTTTCCGCCCAGGCTGCAGCCAGTTTGGGATTACCGGCCGGAATCCCCGTGGTCCCCGCCATGTCCGATGGGTCACTCAATCAGCTCGGCTCTGGTGCCTTGCGCGAAGGGCAAATGACACTGTCGGTGGGCACGTCCGGTGCTTTGCGGGTCACGTCCCCCCAGCCGCAGTTCCACCCGGATATGTCTACTTGGTGCTACATCGGACCCAAGAGTTGGATTTCCGGAGCTGCAACGGCAGGTGCCTGCAACACGGTGGATTGGTTTAAAGGTTTGTCGCTGCGTCCCACCACTTACGATGAACTCGAAGCGGGGATGGATTACGCTGCTGATACACCGGTCTTTCTGCCTTTCATTTTTGGGGAACGTAACCCCGGCTGGGGCGACAAGCGCAAGGGCGGTTTCTTAGGTCTGACCTCGAAACACGATTTCAAGCTGACTTACCAGGCCGTATTGGAAGGGGTTTTGTTCAACCTTAAACAGTGTTATGACGCCGTAACCAAACTGAACGGAGAGCCCGAGCGCATCCTCATTTCGGGGGGAATCCTCCACACCAGCATCTGGTCCCAGTTGGCGGCTAACGTGTTCGGACACACCTTGACTCCCTGTCTGGTGAAACAAAATTCCATGATGGGAGCCGCCTTGTGGGGAGCGTATCTGTTGGATAGCACTCTATCTTTAGAGGATTACGAACCGCCAGTGGGTGAGGAAATCGTTCCGCAGGAAGAATACGCCGAAATCACGGCCCAGAAATATCAACGCTACCTGGAGGCCTATAGCGATAACGCCAACCGGTGA
- a CDS encoding sulfite exporter TauE/SafE family protein: MELVLLTAIVLLGTCVQGLAGMGFGMIAVPVLVVAAGAHYGILWGNICGGLVTLLLFVTGFRDINWYRFRLLMLSALPALFATVVALRFVPDRVFSIFVGIIMLTMVFFSIFAPRFRAIPVFSGSLIFGFLGGMMSALVAQSGPVMAAYSQTTRWSQREFAATLQPLFLCFNIIVVASKVWFGGQRAVLTSLPAPTIAAILVAILVGTVISRLLKKYVKPQWARNLALALATFGALRVIISVFFPGLP, encoded by the coding sequence ATGGAATTGGTACTCTTGACTGCGATTGTCTTGCTGGGTACCTGCGTGCAAGGCTTGGCTGGGATGGGTTTCGGCATGATTGCCGTCCCGGTTTTGGTGGTGGCAGCCGGGGCTCACTACGGGATTTTGTGGGGAAACATTTGCGGCGGTTTAGTCACGTTGCTGCTGTTCGTGACCGGTTTTCGAGATATTAACTGGTATCGTTTCCGCTTGCTGATGCTCAGTGCCTTGCCAGCTTTGTTCGCTACCGTTGTGGCGCTACGGTTTGTACCGGACCGGGTATTTTCCATTTTTGTGGGAATCATCATGCTGACCATGGTGTTCTTTTCCATTTTTGCCCCGCGTTTTCGGGCTATACCAGTTTTTTCGGGATCCCTGATTTTCGGTTTCCTGGGGGGCATGATGAGCGCCCTGGTGGCTCAGTCCGGGCCGGTCATGGCGGCCTACTCGCAAACTACCCGATGGTCTCAGCGAGAATTTGCGGCCACTTTGCAGCCACTGTTCCTGTGTTTCAACATTATTGTGGTGGCCAGCAAAGTCTGGTTTGGCGGGCAAAGAGCCGTGCTCACTTCCCTACCTGCCCCCACGATTGCCGCTATCTTGGTGGCAATCCTGGTCGGCACCGTCATTTCGCGATTGCTTAAGAAGTATGTCAAGCCTCAGTGGGCCCGCAACCTGGCGTTGGCCCTGGCCACCTTCGGGGCTTTGCGGGTCATCATCAGCGTGTTCTTTCCCGGCCTGCCCTAA